In a genomic window of Salegentibacter salegens:
- the priA gene encoding replication restart helicase PriA has protein sequence MPYFIDVILPLPLQKRFTYTISEAEANFLEKGMRVAVPFGKSKVYTAITAAIHQNPPQVYEAKPINQILDKTPLVTKHQLKFWAWIASYYMCAEGDVLKAALPGAFLLESESIVQLTKDANIEEAELEDEEYLVIEALQRQSSVKIQEVMKILDKKNVLPIINALVQKGLVVLNQEIYEQYKPKKIRYVRLNPDYDNEVKMHQLLDELEKAPKQKEALLSFFSIKAQHKKPLKVKDLSDKSGVSAAIIKSLIKKGILEEYYEKTDRVAFSGEASQMGIQLSELQQKAFSEIEAGLQEQDVCLFHGITSSGKTEIYIKLIEKIIENGQQALYVLPEIALTTQLIERLRAYFGDKVLVYHSKYSVNERVEVYRHILEDSEKARIVIGARSSIFLPFANLGLVVIDEEHETSFKQFDPAPRYHARDAAIVLANFFKAKTVLGSATPSLESYFNAKHHKYAFVELNRRYGDVLEPEIEIVDIKTKYKKKEMKGHFSDKMLAEIKETLDGGEQVILFQNRRGFSPVLECNTCGHSPQCPNCDVSLTYHSHNNQLRCHYCGYHIAMQKKCMACDSSEVTTKGFGTEQIETELKTIFPDYKTARMDQDTTRGKYAYEKLINAFEQQEIDILIGTQMLTKGLDFRKVNLVGIMNADNLLNFPDFRAHERSFQLMLQVAGRAGRTKKRGKVLIQSYNPHHQIIQQVSMGDYAGMYKDQLEERYNYKYPPFYRLIRITLKCRDYSKTNDGADWLATGMKNVFKENVLGPEFPPVARIRNEYYKNILLKIPQQQSLGKTKELLQRIMESFKAIGAFRSVKVVINVDPI, from the coding sequence ATGCCGTATTTTATAGATGTTATTTTACCATTACCGCTGCAAAAGCGTTTCACCTATACTATTTCTGAAGCAGAAGCTAATTTTTTAGAAAAAGGGATGCGCGTAGCTGTACCATTTGGGAAGTCTAAAGTTTATACCGCAATTACAGCTGCAATTCATCAAAACCCACCACAGGTTTATGAGGCAAAACCTATAAATCAGATTTTAGATAAAACCCCTTTAGTTACCAAACATCAATTAAAGTTTTGGGCCTGGATCGCTTCTTATTATATGTGCGCTGAAGGTGATGTGCTAAAGGCGGCATTACCCGGTGCTTTTCTATTGGAAAGCGAAAGTATTGTGCAACTAACCAAAGATGCAAATATTGAAGAAGCCGAATTGGAGGATGAAGAATACCTGGTAATAGAAGCTTTGCAGCGGCAATCTTCGGTAAAGATCCAGGAGGTTATGAAAATTCTGGATAAAAAAAACGTGCTCCCTATTATTAACGCACTTGTGCAAAAAGGATTGGTAGTGCTAAACCAGGAGATCTATGAGCAGTATAAGCCGAAAAAAATACGCTATGTAAGGTTAAATCCTGATTATGATAATGAAGTCAAGATGCATCAGCTTCTGGATGAATTAGAAAAGGCGCCTAAACAAAAAGAAGCTTTGCTAAGTTTTTTCAGCATAAAAGCGCAGCATAAGAAACCATTAAAAGTAAAAGACCTAAGCGATAAATCGGGAGTTTCAGCAGCAATTATTAAAAGTCTTATCAAAAAGGGAATTCTTGAAGAATATTATGAAAAAACCGATAGAGTTGCTTTTAGTGGAGAAGCTTCTCAAATGGGGATTCAGTTAAGTGAACTTCAGCAGAAAGCGTTTTCAGAAATAGAAGCAGGTTTACAGGAGCAGGATGTTTGTTTATTTCACGGCATTACTTCCTCCGGAAAAACTGAGATTTACATAAAACTGATAGAAAAGATTATTGAAAACGGCCAGCAGGCGCTATATGTTTTACCTGAAATTGCCCTAACCACCCAGTTAATTGAACGGTTGCGAGCTTATTTTGGTGATAAAGTTTTAGTTTATCACAGTAAATATTCGGTTAACGAAAGAGTAGAGGTGTACCGTCATATTTTAGAAGATTCAGAAAAAGCCAGAATTGTAATTGGCGCACGTTCCTCTATATTTCTTCCATTTGCCAATTTAGGTTTAGTGGTGATAGATGAAGAACATGAAACTTCCTTTAAGCAATTTGATCCGGCTCCGCGCTACCATGCACGGGATGCCGCGATAGTTCTGGCTAATTTTTTTAAGGCGAAAACAGTTTTAGGATCGGCAACGCCTTCTCTGGAATCTTATTTCAACGCTAAGCATCATAAATATGCTTTTGTAGAATTAAACCGAAGATATGGTGATGTCCTGGAGCCGGAGATTGAAATTGTAGATATAAAAACCAAGTATAAGAAGAAGGAGATGAAAGGGCATTTTTCTGATAAAATGCTCGCTGAAATAAAAGAAACCCTGGATGGCGGAGAGCAGGTGATTTTATTTCAAAATCGTAGAGGATTTTCGCCAGTATTGGAATGTAACACTTGCGGGCATTCGCCACAATGTCCTAATTGTGATGTGAGTTTGACTTATCATAGCCATAACAACCAGTTGCGTTGTCATTATTGTGGTTATCATATCGCAATGCAAAAAAAATGTATGGCTTGTGACAGTTCTGAAGTTACAACCAAGGGTTTTGGAACTGAGCAAATTGAGACCGAGTTAAAAACCATTTTTCCTGATTATAAAACGGCAAGAATGGATCAGGATACTACCCGTGGCAAATATGCTTATGAAAAACTAATTAATGCTTTTGAACAACAGGAGATCGATATTCTAATAGGAACCCAGATGCTTACCAAGGGACTTGATTTTAGAAAGGTGAACCTGGTAGGGATTATGAATGCCGATAATTTATTGAATTTTCCTGATTTTAGAGCTCATGAACGCAGTTTCCAGCTAATGCTTCAGGTGGCCGGTAGAGCAGGGAGAACAAAGAAACGGGGGAAGGTATTGATTCAAAGTTACAATCCACATCACCAGATTATTCAACAGGTTTCTATGGGAGATTATGCCGGGATGTATAAAGATCAGTTAGAAGAACGTTACAATTATAAGTATCCGCCATTTTACCGCCTGATTAGAATTACTTTAAAATGCCGGGATTATTCTAAAACAAATGATGGTGCCGACTGGTTAGCTACAGGAATGAAAAATGTTTTTAAAGAAAATGTGTTGGGGCCAGAATTTCCACCCGTTGCCAGAATTAGAAATGAGTATTATAAGAATATTCTGCTTAAAATTCCGCAGCAACAATCGTTAGGAAAAACAAAAGAATTGCTTCAACGTATTATGGAAAGTTTTAAAGCTATTGGAGCGTTTAGAAGCGTAAAAGTGGTAATTAATGTAGATCCTATATAA
- the hisS gene encoding histidine--tRNA ligase, which translates to MAQKPSIPKGTRDFNPAEVAKRNFIFDQIKTEFKKFGFQPIETPSFENSDTLMGKYGEEGDRLIFKILNSGDFLKKADAEAYKNRDSLKITSSISEKALRYDLTVPFARYVVQHQNEIDFPFKRYQIQPVWRADRPQKGRFREFFQCDADVVGSKSLWQEVEFVQLYDAVFSALKLEGVTIKINNRKVLSGFAEVIGEKDKLIDFTVALDKLDKIGEEGVKKEMLQKGISENAIEKIQPIFSLKGSFTQKIAGIKEILASSETGKEGIEELEFIEKAIAEMPLKTAKLDLDVTLARGLNYYTGAIFEVSAPEKVQMGSIGGGGRYDDLTGIFGLKDVSGVGISFGLDRIYLVLEELDLFPKAVTQNTKALFINFGDEEALYALKAVNKLRSESITAELFPDAAKMKKQMNYANKREVPFVILAGEEEMEMQKFTLKNMKTGEQEKVDFDELVKVLG; encoded by the coding sequence ATGGCACAAAAACCTTCTATCCCAAAAGGAACTCGAGATTTTAACCCGGCCGAAGTCGCTAAAAGAAATTTTATTTTCGACCAAATTAAAACCGAATTTAAAAAATTTGGTTTTCAACCTATCGAGACTCCAAGTTTTGAGAATTCTGATACCCTTATGGGGAAATATGGGGAAGAAGGAGATCGATTAATTTTTAAAATTTTGAATTCGGGCGATTTTCTTAAGAAAGCCGATGCTGAAGCTTACAAAAATAGAGATAGCTTAAAGATCACATCTTCAATTAGTGAAAAAGCCTTGCGATACGATCTTACCGTACCCTTTGCTCGTTATGTAGTGCAGCATCAAAATGAAATAGATTTCCCATTTAAGCGCTACCAGATTCAGCCAGTTTGGAGAGCTGACAGACCACAAAAAGGACGTTTTAGAGAATTTTTTCAGTGTGATGCAGATGTAGTTGGTAGTAAAAGCCTTTGGCAGGAAGTAGAATTCGTGCAATTATACGATGCAGTTTTTTCAGCTTTAAAATTAGAAGGTGTCACTATTAAAATTAATAACCGAAAGGTGCTATCTGGTTTTGCCGAAGTTATTGGTGAAAAAGATAAACTTATTGATTTCACAGTAGCACTAGATAAACTGGATAAGATAGGGGAAGAGGGTGTAAAGAAAGAAATGCTGCAAAAAGGAATTTCTGAAAACGCCATTGAAAAAATTCAGCCAATTTTTAGTTTAAAGGGTTCTTTTACTCAAAAAATTGCCGGAATTAAAGAAATATTGGCTTCTTCCGAAACCGGAAAAGAAGGTATTGAAGAGCTGGAATTTATTGAAAAGGCTATCGCTGAAATGCCTTTAAAAACTGCCAAACTTGATCTTGATGTAACCCTGGCTCGTGGACTTAATTATTACACAGGAGCTATTTTTGAAGTTTCAGCTCCAGAAAAGGTGCAAATGGGCTCAATAGGCGGCGGCGGAAGATACGACGACTTAACCGGAATTTTCGGTTTAAAAGATGTGAGTGGTGTGGGAATTTCTTTTGGCTTAGATCGTATTTATTTGGTTTTAGAAGAACTTGATCTTTTTCCTAAAGCCGTTACCCAAAATACTAAAGCGCTTTTCATCAATTTTGGTGATGAAGAAGCACTTTACGCGCTAAAAGCCGTAAATAAATTGAGAAGTGAAAGTATTACTGCGGAACTATTTCCTGATGCAGCGAAAATGAAAAAGCAAATGAATTATGCTAACAAACGCGAAGTTCCGTTTGTAATTCTGGCTGGAGAAGAAGAAATGGAAATGCAAAAATTTACCCTGAAAAATATGAAAACAGGCGAACAGGAAAAAGTAGATTTTGATGAATTAGTAAAGGTTTTAGGTTAA
- the rpsF gene encoding 30S ribosomal protein S6: MNTYETVFILNPVLSDEQIKETVQKYEEFLVSKGAEMVSKEDWGLRKLAYPVQHKKSGFYHLFEFKAPGEAIEPLELAFRRDERMMRYLTVKLDKHAIDWAEKRRNRRQQEKA; the protein is encoded by the coding sequence ATGAACACTTATGAAACTGTTTTCATCTTGAATCCCGTTTTATCTGATGAGCAGATAAAGGAGACAGTTCAGAAATACGAAGAATTTCTTGTTTCTAAAGGGGCCGAGATGGTATCGAAAGAAGATTGGGGGCTTAGAAAGTTAGCCTACCCAGTTCAACACAAAAAGAGCGGGTTTTACCACCTGTTTGAATTCAAAGCTCCAGGAGAGGCTATAGAGCCGTTGGAACTTGCTTTTAGAAGAGACGAGCGTATGATGCGTTACCTAACTGTGAAGTTAGACAAACATGCTATCGACTGGGCTGAGAAAAGAAGAAATAGAAGACAACAAGAAAAAGCGTAA
- a CDS encoding ABC transporter permease — translation MFGLFKENISIAFNSIKSQLLRTILTVLIIAIGITALVGILSAVTALENTISSDFASMGANTFNIQRYEFNSQRQGGGEVEKVNPIITYREVRKFEENYQYPKAQTAVSFTGTAGAEVKYINEKTDPEVRVLGVNENFLENSGLNVEKGREFNIFDIQNNNNVVILGSDFAKPEGLFKGADPIDKIISIRGGKFRVIGILESKGSTFGNNQDLRVLMPIQVARSMFTQPQINYAVSVKVDDKELLEGAQDEAILTFRNIRKLNPIEENNFGLERSDDLINRIFSITSYLNYAAWIISIITIFGSSIALMNIMLVSVTERTREIGVRKALGAKRKTIATQFFMETLIIGQIGGLLGIILGILIGIAVSAAADFDFTTPWVAILWATAITILVAILAGSYPAAKAAKQDPIESLRYE, via the coding sequence ATGTTCGGGTTATTTAAAGAAAACATAAGCATCGCTTTTAATTCCATTAAAAGTCAGTTACTTAGAACCATACTTACCGTGTTGATTATCGCTATTGGAATCACTGCGCTGGTTGGAATTTTGAGTGCGGTAACCGCGTTGGAAAATACTATTAGTAGTGATTTTGCCTCTATGGGAGCAAATACCTTTAATATTCAACGCTATGAGTTCAATTCTCAACGCCAGGGCGGCGGTGAAGTTGAAAAAGTAAATCCTATAATCACTTACCGGGAAGTACGTAAATTTGAAGAAAATTACCAGTATCCGAAAGCGCAAACTGCAGTATCATTTACTGGAACCGCAGGTGCTGAAGTTAAATATATCAACGAAAAAACCGATCCGGAAGTAAGGGTTCTTGGTGTTAACGAAAATTTTCTTGAGAATTCTGGTTTAAACGTAGAAAAAGGCCGGGAGTTCAATATTTTTGATATTCAAAATAATAATAATGTAGTAATACTGGGCTCTGATTTCGCCAAACCCGAAGGACTTTTTAAGGGTGCCGACCCTATAGATAAAATAATTAGTATAAGAGGCGGCAAATTTAGAGTTATTGGAATATTGGAATCAAAAGGCTCTACCTTTGGAAACAATCAAGATCTACGGGTTTTAATGCCAATACAAGTAGCTCGCTCTATGTTTACGCAGCCGCAAATAAACTATGCCGTAAGTGTGAAGGTTGATGATAAAGAATTATTGGAAGGCGCCCAGGATGAGGCAATCTTAACCTTTAGAAATATTAGGAAACTTAATCCTATAGAAGAAAATAATTTTGGACTGGAACGCAGTGACGATCTTATTAATCGAATTTTCTCCATTACCAGTTATCTAAATTACGCGGCCTGGATTATTTCTATCATTACCATATTTGGCTCCTCTATAGCTTTAATGAATATTATGTTAGTAAGCGTAACCGAAAGAACCCGCGAAATTGGTGTTAGAAAAGCCCTGGGAGCAAAACGAAAAACTATTGCTACCCAATTCTTTATGGAAACCCTTATTATTGGCCAAATAGGTGGCCTTTTAGGAATTATCCTTGGAATATTGATTGGTATAGCCGTTTCTGCCGCAGCTGATTTTGACTTTACCACACCCTGGGTTGCTATCCTCTGGGCTACAGCAATTACGATTTTAGTAGCTATTCTCGCCGGAAGTTATCCCGCAGCCAAAGCAGCAAAACAAGATCCTATAGAATCACTTAGGTATGAGTAG
- the rpsR gene encoding 30S ribosomal protein S18: protein MATSIEQQAKGKKDGEIRYLTPLNIETSKTKKYCRFKRSGIKYVDYKDPDWLMSFVNEQGKLLPRRLTGTSLKYQRKVAVAVKRARHLALMPYVGDLLK, encoded by the coding sequence ATGGCTACATCTATTGAACAACAAGCAAAAGGAAAAAAAGACGGAGAGATTAGATATCTTACTCCTCTTAATATAGAGACTAGTAAAACGAAGAAGTATTGTCGTTTTAAAAGGTCTGGAATTAAGTATGTCGATTATAAGGATCCAGATTGGTTGATGAGTTTCGTAAACGAGCAAGGTAAATTGTTACCTCGCCGTCTAACCGGTACTTCTTTAAAATACCAAAGAAAAGTGGCTGTTGCTGTAAAAAGAGCACGTCACCTTGCGTTAATGCCATATGTTGGTGATTTACTAAAATAA
- a CDS encoding LytR/AlgR family response regulator transcription factor, translated as MLLKCIVVDDSSLQRLAIVKLIRDHANLKLVSEYNNAIETKNGLLDNEIDLIFLDIEMPVLTGFELLDDLPNKPQIIFVTGKTQYAFKAFDYDAVDYIHKPVTKERFNNAVAKAINLYKLKHQIAAAPEDEDYIFVKSNLKNRKVFLNKLKYIQALGDYVKFVTEKENFVVLATMKSFEEQLPNDKFLRTHKSYIVNLDKIERYNSKNIEIDKRGCNLKSV; from the coding sequence ATTTTACTCAAATGTATTGTTGTTGACGATTCTAGCTTGCAACGATTAGCTATCGTCAAGTTGATTAGAGACCATGCAAACCTTAAGCTAGTTTCGGAGTATAATAATGCTATTGAGACAAAAAATGGCCTTTTAGATAATGAAATCGATTTGATATTTCTAGATATTGAAATGCCTGTTCTAACAGGTTTTGAACTTTTAGACGATCTTCCAAATAAACCGCAAATTATCTTTGTAACCGGGAAAACACAGTATGCCTTTAAAGCTTTTGATTATGATGCGGTAGATTATATTCATAAACCGGTAACTAAAGAACGCTTCAATAACGCGGTTGCTAAAGCAATAAACTTATATAAATTAAAACATCAAATCGCCGCGGCGCCTGAAGATGAAGACTATATTTTTGTAAAAAGTAATCTTAAAAATCGAAAGGTTTTTCTAAACAAACTAAAGTATATACAGGCATTAGGAGATTATGTGAAATTTGTAACTGAAAAGGAAAACTTTGTGGTGCTCGCTACAATGAAGTCTTTTGAAGAGCAATTACCTAATGATAAGTTTCTTAGAACGCATAAATCTTATATTGTAAATCTAGATAAGATTGAGCGCTACAACTCTAAGAACATTGAGATTGATAAGCGAGGGTGTAATCTCAAGTCTGTCTAG
- a CDS encoding DUF6495 family protein: MKYSRLTKEQFEEMKQEFINFLASQSITADEWEKIKKEQPKAAEQELDVFSDLIWEGVLNKVEFLEHFSANQIYLFHITEVTIHLIAIKIEHEGVDLTTRKGYSWLQTNLLDESVNIYTSSKALSEDRNKDIFALIKQGANITKGDLYRYFDNMVESK; the protein is encoded by the coding sequence ATGAAATATTCCAGATTAACCAAAGAACAGTTTGAAGAAATGAAGCAGGAATTCATTAATTTCCTCGCTTCACAATCTATTACTGCCGATGAATGGGAGAAAATAAAAAAAGAGCAACCAAAAGCGGCAGAGCAGGAGCTTGATGTTTTTAGTGACCTTATTTGGGAAGGTGTTCTAAATAAAGTGGAATTCCTGGAACATTTTTCTGCCAATCAAATTTACCTTTTTCATATTACTGAAGTCACGATTCATCTTATTGCAATTAAAATTGAACACGAAGGAGTAGATCTAACCACAAGAAAAGGTTACAGCTGGCTACAAACTAATTTGCTGGATGAATCTGTAAATATTTATACTTCTTCTAAAGCTTTAAGTGAGGATAGAAATAAGGATATTTTTGCACTTATAAAACAAGGTGCGAATATTACTAAAGGAGATCTTTATCGCTATTTTGATAATATGGTAGAGAGTAAATAA
- a CDS encoding chalcone isomerase family protein, producing the protein MKKLLVLFVAVFGLNSISAQTEIGGATLPNTLEYGSEELILNGAGVREKFWMDMYAGGLYLKTKSGDASEIMNKDEAMAIKLHIVSKMITSQRMMDAVNEGFENATGGNTAPISAEIKKFISFFEDEINKGDIFDLVYLPNKGSVIYKNGKESGTIQGMEFKKALFGIWLSNEPADDDLKEGMLGEQ; encoded by the coding sequence ATGAAAAAACTATTAGTCCTATTTGTGGCCGTTTTCGGCTTAAATTCAATTTCAGCACAAACCGAAATAGGTGGTGCAACATTACCCAATACTTTAGAATATGGTTCTGAAGAGCTAATCCTTAACGGGGCAGGAGTAAGAGAAAAGTTCTGGATGGATATGTATGCCGGCGGACTTTACCTTAAAACCAAATCGGGGGATGCTTCGGAAATAATGAATAAGGATGAAGCAATGGCAATAAAATTGCACATAGTTTCAAAAATGATTACCAGTCAACGAATGATGGATGCGGTAAATGAAGGTTTTGAAAATGCAACCGGTGGGAATACAGCACCAATTTCAGCCGAGATCAAGAAGTTTATCAGCTTTTTTGAGGATGAGATCAATAAAGGGGATATTTTTGACCTCGTTTACCTACCAAATAAAGGTTCGGTAATCTATAAAAATGGAAAAGAAAGTGGTACTATTCAGGGAATGGAGTTTAAAAAGGCTTTATTTGGAATATGGCTTTCTAATGAACCAGCAGATGATGACCTTAAAGAGGGAATGCTGGGGGAACAATAA
- a CDS encoding DUF2147 domain-containing protein, with product MTMITKFNLLNLLIFGSVLMSSGLQAQEVFGKWKVVNDAGRVNSIVEIYKKDNAIHGKVIRITKEEHRDRKCTECQGKLKNKPIEGLNVIRDFKKEGDVYVDGTLIDPKSGKEYKGKIWVDDKNPDKLNVRGYVTFFYKTKVWERTE from the coding sequence ATGACAATGATAACGAAATTCAACTTACTTAATCTATTAATTTTTGGATCTGTCCTGATGTCTTCAGGTCTCCAGGCCCAGGAAGTGTTTGGTAAATGGAAAGTAGTTAATGATGCCGGTCGTGTAAATTCTATAGTAGAGATTTATAAAAAAGACAATGCCATTCACGGTAAAGTAATAAGAATTACCAAAGAAGAGCACCGTGATCGTAAATGTACTGAATGCCAGGGAAAACTTAAAAACAAACCCATAGAAGGTCTAAACGTTATTCGTGATTTTAAAAAGGAAGGTGACGTATATGTAGACGGTACTTTAATTGATCCAAAATCTGGAAAAGAATATAAAGGGAAAATTTGGGTTGATGATAAGAATCCCGATAAGCTTAATGTTCGTGGATATGTCACTTTTTTCTACAAAACCAAAGTTTGGGAACGGACCGAATAA
- a CDS encoding IS256 family transposase produces the protein MTQEEIKELKEKALKQFLSGESLTGKNGAFAPMLREFMEEALEAEMSSHLSDEEKGSKAGNKRNGKGKKTLKSSQGDVTINTPQDRNSTFEPEIVAKRQRILADNLEKQIIGMYGMGNSLRDISAHIEEMYDSKISTHVLSDITDRVIPKVKEWQDRPLEPVYCILWLDAMHFKVREEGKVKHKALYNILGINKAGRKEVLGMYISESEGANFWLQVLTQLNNRGLKDILIACTDNLTGFSEAIHSVYPKTDIQLCIVHQIRNSMKYVASKDQKDFMKDLKLVYKADTKDQAESALLDLEEKWGKRYPIVIRSWNDNWDRLSAYFEYTAPIRKLIYTTNAVEAFHRQVRKVTKTKGAFTNDMALLKLVYLATRRIEKKWNAPLQNWGLVVQQLAIKFEGRLELDLATNETKN, from the coding sequence ATGACACAAGAAGAGATTAAGGAATTAAAGGAAAAAGCATTAAAACAATTTTTATCAGGAGAATCCCTAACCGGCAAAAACGGCGCTTTTGCTCCAATGCTTAGGGAGTTTATGGAAGAGGCCCTGGAAGCAGAAATGTCTTCGCACCTTTCCGATGAAGAAAAAGGCTCAAAAGCAGGTAATAAGCGTAATGGCAAAGGCAAAAAGACCCTAAAGAGCAGCCAAGGGGACGTCACCATTAACACGCCCCAGGATCGTAACAGTACCTTTGAGCCGGAGATCGTAGCGAAACGCCAGCGTATCCTGGCCGATAATTTAGAAAAGCAGATTATAGGCATGTACGGGATGGGCAATAGCCTGCGGGATATCTCAGCTCATATAGAGGAAATGTATGATTCCAAGATATCCACACACGTTCTAAGTGATATTACGGACCGGGTGATTCCCAAGGTTAAGGAATGGCAGGATCGCCCCTTGGAGCCGGTATATTGCATCCTATGGCTCGACGCGATGCACTTCAAGGTACGCGAAGAAGGCAAAGTAAAGCACAAGGCCTTGTATAATATTTTAGGAATAAATAAAGCTGGAAGAAAGGAAGTGCTGGGTATGTATATCTCGGAAAGTGAAGGGGCCAATTTTTGGCTTCAGGTGCTGACCCAATTAAACAACCGTGGCTTAAAAGATATTCTGATTGCCTGTACGGATAATCTTACGGGCTTTAGTGAAGCCATTCATTCTGTTTATCCCAAGACTGATATTCAGCTATGTATTGTCCACCAGATCCGCAATAGTATGAAGTATGTGGCCAGTAAGGATCAAAAAGATTTTATGAAAGACCTTAAACTGGTGTACAAGGCTGACACCAAAGACCAGGCTGAATCGGCTTTACTGGATCTGGAAGAAAAATGGGGCAAAAGATATCCCATAGTGATCCGTTCCTGGAATGATAACTGGGACCGATTGAGTGCTTATTTTGAATATACCGCACCCATTAGAAAACTCATATACACCACAAATGCCGTAGAGGCTTTTCACCGGCAGGTAAGAAAAGTAACCAAGACCAAAGGCGCTTTTACCAATGATATGGCACTATTGAAGCTGGTTTACCTAGCTACCAGAAGAATTGAAAAGAAATGGAACGCCCCACTGCAGAACTGGGGTTTGGTAGTTCAACAATTAGCTATTAAATTTGAAGGTCGGCTAGAGTTGGACTTAGCCACCAATGAAACGAAAAACTAA
- the rplI gene encoding 50S ribosomal protein L9 produces MELILRQDVDNLGFKDDVVNVKNGYGRNYLIPQGYAHLATPSAKKVLAETLKQRAYKEQKHIDEAKKQAEKLNNVEVKLTAKAGAGDKLFGSITNGDLAEAFAKEGIQIDKKFISIAGGNIKRLGQYEATLRFHREVVTTYNFDVVSEA; encoded by the coding sequence ATGGAATTGATACTTAGACAAGACGTAGATAATTTAGGTTTTAAAGATGATGTTGTAAACGTGAAGAACGGTTATGGCAGAAATTATCTTATTCCTCAGGGATATGCACATCTTGCAACTCCTTCGGCTAAAAAAGTTTTAGCTGAAACCCTGAAGCAAAGAGCCTATAAAGAGCAAAAACATATCGATGAAGCTAAGAAGCAAGCAGAAAAACTTAATAATGTAGAGGTTAAGTTAACTGCTAAAGCTGGTGCTGGAGACAAATTATTTGGATCTATCACTAATGGTGATTTAGCTGAAGCTTTCGCTAAAGAAGGAATCCAAATCGATAAGAAATTTATTAGCATAGCAGGTGGAAACATCAAGAGATTAGGACAGTACGAAGCAACTTTACGTTTTCATCGTGAAGTAGTGACTACTTACAATTTTGATGTAGTATCTGAAGCTTAA